Proteins encoded together in one Acholeplasma hippikon window:
- the glgB gene encoding 1,4-alpha-glucan branching protein GlgB, producing the protein MNKIDGHIDLYLLGKDYLAYEFLGSKLNKDKDGRIISTTFTVYAPNAKEVRLLSSFNNYEGWKHVLTKVHPQGFFSITIPENLEWATYRYELHLNSGEIIYKSDPFAYYAEERPNNASKVYDIDGYTWHDQKWFETKKKVYQEPFLIYELHLGSWKKKDGNFIRYNEIVDDLINYVKENGFTHIELMPIYEHPLDDSWGYQGTGFFAATSRYGTPKDLMYFIDRCHEAGIGVIIDWVLGHINKDWFGLSKFDGTYLYEFEDDLRRENVVWGTSNIDFDKGISRSFMQSALNFWVDYFHVDGFRIDAVSNLIYHLGNRDMGENTGALSFLRQVSNHLFSKDDRIIFSAEDSTDYARVTWPTDIGGVGFNYKWNMGFMNDTLKYFKEDPIYRKYHHDKITFGLVYTYNEQFILPFSHDEVVHLKGSLLNKMPGTYEQKFQNYRLLLTLWMTHPGKKLLFMGQEFAQYDEWNFKQELDWGLLNYPIHDSANRYFKDLAKIYRTNDALYKYDHQPKGFVWLASDHVDSSVFAYMRQSDNETLVIVLNMTPNYYESYEIPVPFEGQYEEILNSDKDIYAGYGQYNGLPLKAINEPRGHFNYHLKIKLGSLTGLILRLKK; encoded by the coding sequence ATGAATAAAATAGACGGACATATAGATTTATATCTTTTAGGTAAAGACTACTTAGCTTATGAATTTTTAGGTTCTAAGTTAAATAAAGATAAAGATGGACGTATAATTTCAACAACTTTCACAGTATATGCACCGAATGCCAAAGAAGTTAGACTTTTATCTAGTTTCAATAATTATGAAGGTTGGAAACATGTGCTAACAAAAGTGCACCCTCAAGGTTTCTTTTCAATTACGATACCTGAGAATTTAGAATGGGCTACTTATCGTTATGAACTTCATTTAAATAGTGGTGAAATAATCTATAAATCAGATCCGTTTGCGTATTATGCAGAAGAAAGACCAAATAATGCGTCAAAAGTATATGACATTGATGGTTATACTTGGCATGATCAAAAATGGTTTGAAACAAAGAAAAAAGTTTATCAAGAACCATTTTTAATTTATGAACTACATTTAGGATCATGGAAAAAAAAGGATGGTAACTTCATTAGATATAACGAAATCGTTGATGACTTAATTAATTATGTCAAAGAAAATGGATTTACACATATTGAACTCATGCCAATTTATGAACATCCACTTGATGATTCATGGGGATATCAAGGTACAGGATTTTTTGCCGCAACATCACGTTATGGGACGCCAAAAGATTTAATGTACTTTATTGATAGATGCCATGAAGCAGGTATTGGCGTAATTATTGACTGGGTTTTAGGTCATATTAATAAAGACTGGTTTGGATTATCTAAATTTGATGGAACCTACCTTTATGAGTTCGAGGATGATTTAAGAAGAGAAAATGTTGTTTGGGGTACAAGTAACATTGACTTTGATAAGGGAATTTCAAGAAGTTTCATGCAATCAGCACTTAATTTTTGGGTTGATTACTTCCATGTTGATGGCTTTAGAATTGATGCAGTATCAAACTTAATTTATCACTTAGGAAATCGTGATATGGGAGAAAACACAGGTGCCTTAAGTTTCTTAAGACAAGTATCTAATCATCTATTTAGCAAGGATGACAGAATTATTTTCTCAGCAGAAGATTCTACTGATTATGCCAGAGTAACATGGCCAACCGATATTGGTGGTGTAGGATTTAACTATAAATGGAATATGGGCTTTATGAATGATACATTGAAGTACTTCAAAGAAGACCCAATCTATAGAAAGTATCATCACGATAAAATAACATTTGGTTTAGTTTATACATATAATGAACAATTTATCTTACCATTTAGTCACGATGAAGTGGTTCACTTAAAAGGTTCATTATTAAATAAAATGCCTGGAACGTATGAACAAAAATTCCAAAACTATCGTTTACTTTTAACACTATGGATGACACATCCAGGTAAAAAGTTACTCTTTATGGGACAAGAATTTGCTCAATATGATGAATGGAATTTTAAACAAGAATTGGATTGGGGTTTATTAAACTATCCAATTCATGATTCTGCAAATAGGTATTTTAAAGATTTGGCTAAAATTTATAGAACAAATGATGCTCTATATAAATATGATCATCAACCGAAAGGATTTGTGTGGTTAGCATCTGATCATGTAGACTCATCTGTTTTTGCTTATATGAGACAATCAGACAATGAAACATTAGTGATTGTCTTAAATATGACACCAAACTATTATGAATCATATGAAATACCAGTACCTTTTGAAGGTCAATATGAAGAAATTTTAAATTCTGATAAAGATATTTATGCTGGTTATGGACAATATAATGGATTACCATTAAAAGCTATAAATGAGCCAAGAGGTCATTTTAATTATCATCTTAAAATTAAACTAGGTTCATTAACAGGTCTAATTTTAAGATTAAAAAAATAG
- a CDS encoding LacI family DNA-binding transcriptional regulator, whose amino-acid sequence MKPTIKDVAKKANVSISTVSRVINQKGYVHEETKVLIDKTIKELGFVPNQLARSLTNRSSKIIAVIVPHIGPYFYGQLLESIEAQAQANGYKIMFFNVQDDPERELEYIKFFEQYNIEGIIIASNFQNANKLDEMKVPIITIDHILDETIPSITADSVKAGELAAQKLIKGGSKNLAVFRGPSFLMTTIERTLGFKKEIAKHNLYAEIFDFDLVNPDAKLIEQILRANPHIDGIFCYSDTLALVVQSTLQKIGRRVPEDVQIIGYDNTPFCEWVNPPISTISQPINLLGKQAFLNITRLIRGVELDTLHEVIDVEIIERKSTR is encoded by the coding sequence ATGAAACCAACTATTAAAGATGTAGCTAAGAAAGCAAACGTATCCATTTCAACTGTTTCGAGAGTCATTAACCAAAAAGGTTATGTTCATGAAGAAACAAAGGTTCTTATTGACAAAACAATTAAAGAATTAGGATTTGTTCCTAATCAGTTAGCTAGAAGTTTAACAAATCGTTCTAGTAAAATTATCGCTGTGATCGTTCCTCACATCGGACCATATTTCTACGGCCAACTTTTAGAAAGTATTGAGGCTCAAGCTCAAGCAAACGGATATAAAATCATGTTCTTCAACGTTCAAGATGATCCTGAACGTGAGCTTGAATATATTAAATTCTTTGAACAATATAATATTGAAGGTATTATTATTGCTTCAAATTTCCAAAATGCAAACAAATTAGATGAAATGAAAGTTCCAATCATCACGATTGACCACATTTTAGATGAAACCATTCCTTCAATTACTGCCGATAGCGTCAAAGCTGGTGAATTAGCGGCACAAAAATTAATTAAAGGTGGTTCTAAAAATTTAGCAGTCTTTAGAGGACCTTCTTTCTTAATGACAACCATCGAAAGAACTTTAGGATTCAAAAAAGAAATTGCTAAACATAATTTATATGCAGAAATCTTTGACTTTGACTTAGTTAATCCTGATGCGAAGTTAATTGAACAAATCTTACGTGCTAACCCTCATATTGATGGTATCTTCTGTTACTCAGATACATTAGCACTTGTTGTTCAATCAACACTCCAAAAAATTGGAAGACGCGTTCCAGAAGATGTGCAAATCATTGGATATGACAACACACCATTCTGTGAATGGGTTAATCCACCAATCTCAACAATCAGTCAACCAATTAATTTATTAGGAAAACAAGCCTTCTTAAACATTACACGATTAATTCGCGGTGTTGAATTAGACACATTGCATGAAGTGATTGATGTTGAAATCATTGAAAGAAAATCTACAAGATAG